A stretch of DNA from Candidatus Pseudomonas phytovorans:
GAGTAAATTGTTATGGTATAACATTTACTGAGGAGTTCCACATGAAACCCGGCATCCACCCCGACTACCGCCCCGTCCTGTTTCACGATGTGGCTGCCAACGCGTCCTGGCTGATCGGTTCGACCATCGATACCGACAAGACCCACGTGCACACCGATGGTGTCAGCTACCCGTATGTCACGCTCGACGTATCCAGTGCCTCGCACCCGGTCTACACAGGCCAGGAGCGTAAAACCAAGGCCGAAGGCCGGGTTGCTGGCTTCAACAAACGGTTTGCAGGCTTTACCGCCAAGTAGGAAGCGGCCGCTTTCAGTACATGGAAGCGGCCTTTTCAACGCCCCGCGCGCGGCTTCAGGCGGCCCAGGTTTCCTGCAGGTGGCGCCACAAGGGGCGCCCTCCTTCAACGCTGAACACTGCGGTCGAGATCCGCGTCTTCGCCTGTTGACCGGGCAAGTGGTGCGTCTCGCAATACTGAACCACTGCCCCCTCTGGCCATTGCGCGATGGTTTCCAGCCCAAAGACCTCGATGCTCAAGCCTGGTTGAGCGCCAGCGCGTTGCGTAAACAGCGACGAGATTTCGCGAAGGCCTACTTGGGCGCCGCCAGGTGTGACCATCGTGAAGTCGCTGTGAAACCGCTCCACCATGGCTGCAACAGCGCCCTCCCCATTCGCGAACAGCGCCTCGATCAACTCATGCAGATCAATGACTTCTTTCAGATACCGGTTCATGGTGTTCCTTTCGTTGAATGGGTGAGCGAATCCAAAGCCAGGCCTATTGTGCACGGCAACCCATTCATGCGTTGTACCGCAACAGCATGTATGTACCTGCTGCAATCCGCGTTTTCATAGACCAGTTGACTGAGCGATGGTCCACCCAGGAAAGCCTGCGCGAACAGCGCGATCGAACTGCTGGCTGAACTTACGCGTGGCGCAGTACCGCCTGTATTTCGCCAACTATCTGCCGGGTTGCCTGGTCGAGTGGGCCTTCATTTCGGCACAGCAGCCATGCATGCTCGGCAACCGCCCGCTCGAACGCTTCGGTGCAGGCAACCTGCTCATCCAGGTTGTGGATCACCGTACTGCCCAGCCCACGATTGCGCGCCGCGGCCCTTGCCCATGAGGTTTCAGGGGCGGTGACAACACCAACATGCAAATCTGGTACTTGCACGCCGCGCTCAAGGTTCAGCTGCAGGATCTGCGCAAACGGCACGCTACGGCGAAACGCCGCGTCAGAGGGATACCAGCGATCAATCAGGATGATGCTGTCAGCGGGCTGCCTGGGCAGCACCTTTTGGGAAATCCAGGCACGGCTATCTGCAAAGCGCTCGCAAACCTGATATTCCAGTTCCTGGCACGGGCTTCTGGCGAGCCTGTTGACCAGTACCATGGTTTCGCCGCGGTAGGGGTCGTTGTTTCTCTCGCAAAGGCGGACGACCTTGTGCCCGTCCAGCCTCAGGGCCTGTGTCACAGCCTCCAGCAATGTGGTCTTGCCGGTGCCCTTGGGACCATCAATGGAAACAAACAGCGGGCGGTTCATCGTTCAATACCAATAAGCACAGACGCAGGATGAGAGCACTGATCCCACCCCGCGTTCAAGCGCTTCTCGAAAGGAGCACATCTGTACTCCTTTGGCGAGAGGCGGCACCTACCGCCTTGATGGCCTTTTCTTTTGTAGTGATGCAAAGGCAATGACCCACACTGAGCGAGGGGCCGTTTTGATTCAAGTATTGCCCTGCCACCCCGTTTGCCTGAGTGCTGTCAGCAAGCGCTCGCCCTCCAGACCAGGCACCTCGCGTCCATCTTTCGCCAGCATCGTGCGCCCAGCCAGGATTGCATTCACAATGGCCTCCTCCACCGCCTCTGCCGCCGCCGCGAACAGCGGCGAGATATGATCGTTGTTGACCATTGCCACTTGCGCTGTCACCGGCAGGTCGCGGCGGTTGTAATCGGCAGGCGCCAGCCCGGTATTGCCCGTAGAGAACGCCAGAAAGATATCGCCACTGGAGTCATCGGTACCGCCCCCCGTGCGGGCAATACCCAGCGCCGCACGTTGTGCCAGGCGCTGGCACTGATGCGGCAGCAACGGCGCATCGGTGGCCAGTACCACCACGATGGAACCCATGCCGGGGGTGTCCTGCTGGTCAAATGGCGAAGGCAGATCAAGCAACACCCGGCCCACCGGGTAACCATCCACCCGAAGGTCACGGCGCTGCCCATGGTTGGCCTGGACAAAAGCGCCCACCGTCCAGCCGCCCTCCCCGGCCGGCAGCACCCGCGATGCAGTCCCGACGCCGCCTTTGAACTCATGGCAGATCATACCGGTACCACCGCCAACCGCCCCCTCTGCTACGGGCCCGCTGCGGGCAGCCCCCAGCGCTTGCTGAACCAGGTCGGCATTTACATGCTGGCCCCAGATGTCGTTCAGCACACCGTCGTAGGTCTCCATGACCACTGGCATGCACCAGTAGGTCGCGTGGTCTGCCAAGGTCGCATGCTCATGGGCGATCAGCGCATCGCGCACTACACCGACACTGTGCGTGTTGGTCGTGGCAATGGCGGTAGTCAGCAGGCCCGCCTCACGAATCCACTCCAGGCCTGTGGCGTCGCCATTGCCGTTGAGCACATGGCAGCCGGCAAAGCACGGCTCATAGCGCGCCGGGCCTTCGCGGGGCTCGATGACGCTCACCCCGGTGCGTACGGGTTTGCCGTTATGGGTCTTGTTCAGGGTGGCGTGGCCAACGCGTACACCTGGAACATCGGTAATGGCGTTGTGGGGGCCAGGCCGACCAAGGCCCAGCGTGATCCCGAAATCGCGTGCTCGCATCTTGTCTCTCGCTCAAAGTTTCTGGAAGGCCGGGCTCAACTTGCCATAGGTGCCGTACAGCAACACCGAGGTAAGCAGAATGCCAAGAATGATCAAAATGTCCCGGGCGGAGGCCTCACTCAACAGGGCCG
This window harbors:
- a CDS encoding DUF4440 domain-containing protein, producing the protein MNRYLKEVIDLHELIEALFANGEGAVAAMVERFHSDFTMVTPGGAQVGLREISSLFTQRAGAQPGLSIEVFGLETIAQWPEGAVVQYCETHHLPGQQAKTRISTAVFSVEGGRPLWRHLQETWAA
- a CDS encoding P1 family peptidase; amino-acid sequence: MRARDFGITLGLGRPGPHNAITDVPGVRVGHATLNKTHNGKPVRTGVSVIEPREGPARYEPCFAGCHVLNGNGDATGLEWIREAGLLTTAIATTNTHSVGVVRDALIAHEHATLADHATYWCMPVVMETYDGVLNDIWGQHVNADLVQQALGAARSGPVAEGAVGGGTGMICHEFKGGVGTASRVLPAGEGGWTVGAFVQANHGQRRDLRVDGYPVGRVLLDLPSPFDQQDTPGMGSIVVVLATDAPLLPHQCQRLAQRAALGIARTGGGTDDSSGDIFLAFSTGNTGLAPADYNRRDLPVTAQVAMVNNDHISPLFAAAAEAVEEAIVNAILAGRTMLAKDGREVPGLEGERLLTALRQTGWQGNT
- a CDS encoding type B 50S ribosomal protein L31 — protein: MKPGIHPDYRPVLFHDVAANASWLIGSTIDTDKTHVHTDGVSYPYVTLDVSSASHPVYTGQERKTKAEGRVAGFNKRFAGFTAK
- a CDS encoding dTMP kinase; this encodes MNRPLFVSIDGPKGTGKTTLLEAVTQALRLDGHKVVRLCERNNDPYRGETMVLVNRLARSPCQELEYQVCERFADSRAWISQKVLPRQPADSIILIDRWYPSDAAFRRSVPFAQILQLNLERGVQVPDLHVGVVTAPETSWARAAARNRGLGSTVIHNLDEQVACTEAFERAVAEHAWLLCRNEGPLDQATRQIVGEIQAVLRHA